GACGACGCGTGGCTTTCGGAGGAGGACGCCGATAGTCCCGAGCGCCTGGACAAGCGCCGTGTGTGGATCGTCGACCCGCTGGACGGCACGCGCGAGTTCATCCGGGCCATACCCGAGTTCTGCGTATCCATCGGCCTGGCCGTGGACGGCGTCGCGGTCCTGGGTGTCATCTACCATCCGCTGCACCAGGAACTCTTCGGCGCGGTGACCGGCGGAGGCGCGTGGTTGAACGGGGCGCCGCTGAGCGTCGCCCGCAACGGCGGTGACCGGCGCCCGTCCTTGCTTATCAGCCGCTCGGAGCCGCGCAACCGCCTGGGTGAGCTGGCGCGGGAGTTCGAGCTGGAGCCCATGGGCAGCATCGCCTACCGTCTCGCCGCGGTGGCGCGCGGGCGCGCCGACGCCACCCTGACGTTCCGCCGGGTGAAGGAGTGGGACGTGTGCGCGGGTATCGTCATCGTCGAGGAGGCCGGCGGCCGGACCGCCACCGGAGAAGGGGAGCGCCCCGTATTCAACCGGCCGGAGCCGGTGTTGCAGCAGCTCGTGGCCGGCAGCGAGTTGTCCAACGAGAGGATCCGGGCGCTGCTCGCCCGGTTGCCGGGGAAGAGCTGAGATGGCTGCCTGCGTCTACTGCGGCGAGCGCGCCGGAATGCTGGCGCGAAGCTGCAAGGAGTGCCGGCGCCTGGCGGAGACGGTGCAGGCCTGCGCCGGTCAGGTGGGCTTCAGCGAGTTGCTGGACCGGCTGGAGGAAACCGGCGTCCACCCGGAAAGGATCATGCGCTTTCTGAAAGCCAACCCAGACGGGCGCGGCAGCGTGCGCGACCGTCTGACCGCCGACATGACCAACGAGCTGCTCCACATCATGGGCATCAACGAGCGCCAGAGCCCCGACGACGTCGAGCGCATTCGCAAGGCCAACGACAAGCCTCCGGAATCGGAATGACACCCCGGTGAGCGTGTGACCGTGCGCCGGGGCGCCCTGCGTCATGGAACTGACCCTCTACCTTTCGGCCGTGTTCCTGGCCGTGTATCTCGTGGCGTTGACCGTGCGCCGGCTGCGCTTCCGCCGTGACCGCATGCACATGCGCAGCGAGGCGCGGTCCGGCGGGAAGGTCGTGGCCGGCGTGGACGAGCTGCCGGCGGGAACGGTGAAGAAGTTCTGGCTCATCTGCGGCAAGCACCGGATCGATTGCTTCGTGATCAATCACAGCGGCCAGTTCCATGCCTACATCAACAGTTGCCGCCATTTGGTGACGCCGCTGGACTTCGTGCGCTACCAGTTCTTCACCGAGGACGGCCGGCACCTGATCTGCGCCACCCACGGCGCCCTCTACGAGCCCGATACGGGCCTGTGCGTGGACGGTCCCTGCAAGGGGCTCTCGCTGTATTCCCTGCCGGTGGTTGTGGAGGGGGGCGAGATCGTTGTACGTTGTCCGGCCGGGGACCTTTCCTTTCTGCACGAGGTGGCGGACTGAAACCGGGTCCCGAACCGGCATCATGGCGCGAAGACCCGTGGGCAAGCGGGTCGGCCGCCGGGAGGATTTTCCCGACGGCGCGGCCCGGAAATTCACGCTCCGTTGCGGCGGAGAGAGCCTGGAAGGGTTCGTGTTCGGCTTCCAGGGCGAGCTCTTCGGCTATGTGAACCGCTGCAAGCATGTGTCCCTGCCGTTGGATTGGGTGGACAGCCAGTTTTTCACCGAGGATGAACGCTATCTGATCTGCGCCAACCACGGCGCGCTGTACGAGCCCACGACGGGCGAATGTCTCTGGGGGCCATGCCACGGGGAGTGGCTGCAAAGGGTCCCGCTCAAGGTGGAAGCGGGAACCGTTCGCGCCTTCTGCCCGGAAGACGACTGACGGGAGGTGAACGGATCGTGGCCGACTGCCTGTTCTGCGGCATCGCCAACGGGGAAATCCCCGGCGACATCGTCTACCGGGATGACTCGGTGCTGGCCTTCAGGGACATCGACCCCAAGGCGCCGGTGCACATCCTGATCATCCCCGGCAGGCACATCGGCAGCCTCGCGGAACTGGAGCCGGGCGATGGGGAGGTGCTGGGGCACGCCATGGAGGTGGCCCGGCAGGTCGCGGTGGACCAGGGCGTGGCCGGGAGCGGGTTCCGCCTGGTCGTGAACACCGGGGCGGACGCGGCCCAGAGCGTCCACCACGTTCATTTCCATCTCTTGGGCGGTCGGTCGCTGGCGTGGCCGCCGGGGTGAGGGAACGGCACCCGGCCGGCGTGGTCGAGGCGTGCCTTACGAAAGGACAAGCGACGACATGATCAACGCGACACAGCTTCGGCCCGGAATGATCATCATCTATGACGACGACCTCTACCGGGTCACCGCGGTCAAGCATCTTACCCCCGGGAAGGGCCACGGCTTCATGCAGACGAAGCTCAAGAGCCTGCGTGGCGGCGTGGGCACCGAGCACAAGTTCCGCTCCGATGATCGGGTCGACCGGGCCATCCTGGAGAGCCGCGAGATGCAGTACCTCTACGCCGAGGACGACCGTCACAACTTCATGGACACCGAGAGCTACGAGCAGACGGAGCTTTCGTCCGAGGAGGTGGGGGACATCCTGCCGTTCCTTCTGCCCA
The window above is part of the Deltaproteobacteria bacterium genome. Proteins encoded here:
- a CDS encoding Rieske 2Fe-2S domain-containing protein; this translates as MARRPVGKRVGRREDFPDGAARKFTLRCGGESLEGFVFGFQGELFGYVNRCKHVSLPLDWVDSQFFTEDERYLICANHGALYEPTTGECLWGPCHGEWLQRVPLKVEAGTVRAFCPEDD
- a CDS encoding 3'(2'),5'-bisphosphate nucleotidase CysQ, with the translated sequence MSSTRSSVLEVPAGFAGEYQAASQAAREAGAIIARLYRGEYQVAEKSRGNPVTTADIMANRTIREILEARFPDDAWLSEEDADSPERLDKRRVWIVDPLDGTREFIRAIPEFCVSIGLAVDGVAVLGVIYHPLHQELFGAVTGGGAWLNGAPLSVARNGGDRRPSLLISRSEPRNRLGELAREFELEPMGSIAYRLAAVARGRADATLTFRRVKEWDVCAGIVIVEEAGGRTATGEGERPVFNRPEPVLQQLVAGSELSNERIRALLARLPGKS
- a CDS encoding Rieske 2Fe-2S domain-containing protein gives rise to the protein MELTLYLSAVFLAVYLVALTVRRLRFRRDRMHMRSEARSGGKVVAGVDELPAGTVKKFWLICGKHRIDCFVINHSGQFHAYINSCRHLVTPLDFVRYQFFTEDGRHLICATHGALYEPDTGLCVDGPCKGLSLYSLPVVVEGGEIVVRCPAGDLSFLHEVAD
- a CDS encoding histidine triad nucleotide-binding protein, giving the protein MADCLFCGIANGEIPGDIVYRDDSVLAFRDIDPKAPVHILIIPGRHIGSLAELEPGDGEVLGHAMEVARQVAVDQGVAGSGFRLVVNTGADAAQSVHHVHFHLLGGRSLAWPPG
- the efp gene encoding elongation factor P; translated protein: MINATQLRPGMIIIYDDDLYRVTAVKHLTPGKGHGFMQTKLKSLRGGVGTEHKFRSDDRVDRAILESREMQYLYAEDDRHNFMDTESYEQTELSSEEVGDILPFLLPNQVVNVELYEGSPVGVSLGSAVELEVVETEPSMKGATASASYKPARLETGVTVQVPPFIQVGDRIRVDPSEGKYIERAK